A genomic stretch from Gavia stellata isolate bGavSte3 chromosome 24, bGavSte3.hap2, whole genome shotgun sequence includes:
- the POLE3 gene encoding DNA polymerase epsilon subunit 3 yields MAERPEDLNLPNAVITRIIKEALPDGVNISKEARSAISRAASVFVLYATSCANNFAMKGKRKTLNAGDVLSAMEEMEFQRFVAPLKESLEVYRREQKGKKEARKDKDKKADSEEQDKSREEENDDDDERMEEEEQNDEEEVDN; encoded by the exons ATGGCGGAGAGACCGGAGGACCTGAACCTGCCCAACGCCGTCATCACCCGCATCATCAAGGAGGCG cttcCTGATGGAGTAAATATTTCCAAAGAAGCTCGGAGCGCAATATCTCGAGCAGCAAGCGTGTTTGTGCTTTATGCAACATCATG TGCAAATAACTTTGCCatgaagggaaagaggaaaacgCTGAATGCTGGCGATGTTCTCTCTGCCATGGAGGAAATGGAGTTTCAGCGATTTGTAGCCCCTTTGAAAGAATCACTGGAAG tttacAGGCgtgaacagaaaggaaagaaagaagcaaggaaaGATAAAGACAAGAAGGCAGACTCAGAGGAGCAAGATAAGAGCCGAGAGGAAGAGAATGATGACGATGACGAAaggatggaggaagaagagcaaaATGATGAGGAAGAGGTGGACAACTGA